Proteins found in one Odocoileus virginianus isolate 20LAN1187 ecotype Illinois chromosome 10, Ovbor_1.2, whole genome shotgun sequence genomic segment:
- the LOC139037015 gene encoding olfactory receptor 10K1-like has protein sequence MGNHTTVSAFLLWGFSSFSDLQDLLFVMVFFSHVTILAANTAVMVAVKLNHGLHIPMYFFLCGLSFSETCTTVVVIPRMLVDLLSDSKSISIPECATQMFFFFGLGTNNCFILAAMSYDRYTAIHNPLHYSILMTPKICFQMMMASCITGVVVSLCIVLIVFNLSFCDSSIIQHFFCDITPVVSLACDYTIFQKMVLLAFTVFVLVGSFILIMISYVFIGSIVMKMNSAKGRYKAFSTCSSHLIVVCIHYGFAGFVYLRPKNSDSFREDMLMAVTYTVLTPLLNPIVYSLKNKAMQTALKKVLDNICRFPP, from the coding sequence ATGGGCAATCATACTACAGTGAGCGCATTCCTTCTGTGGGGGTTTTCCAGTTTCTCAGACCTGCAGGATCTCCTTTTTGTGATGGTTTTCTTCTCCCATGTGACCATTCTAGCTGCAAACACAGCCGTAATGGTGGCCGTCAAGCTCAATCACGGCCTTCACAtccccatgtactttttcctctgTGGCCTCTCCTTTTCGGAAACCTGTACCACTGTGGTAGTCATCCCTCGCATGTTGGTGGACTTGCTATCAGACAGTAAGTCCATTTCTATTCCTGAGTGTGCCACacagatgtttttcttctttggcttaGGAACCAACAACTGCTTCATCTTGGCCGCCATGTCCTATGACCGTTACACTGCTATTCACAACCCACTGCACTACTCCATCCTTATGACCCCTAAGATCTGCTTTCAGATGATGATGGCTTCTTGCATTACTGGGGTTGTGGTGTCACTGTGCATTGTCCTCATAGTATTCaacttgtctttttgtgactctaGCATCATCCAACATTTTTTTTGTGACATTACACCTGTAGTCTCCCTTGCCTGTGATTACACCATTTTTCAGAAAATGGTTCTTCTTGCCTTCACTGTCTTTGTGTTGGTGGGCagctttattttaattatgatttcCTATGTATTCATTGGGTCCATAGTTATGAAGATGAATTCTGCTAAGGGGAGGTATAAGGCCTTCTCAACTTGCTCCTCCCACCTCATTGTGGTGTGCATACACTATGGTTTTGCTGGCTTTGTCTATTTGAGGCCCAAGAACAGTGACTCATTCCGTGAAGATatgctgatggctgtgacatatACAGTGCTGACACCTCTGCTTAATCCCATTGTTTACAgtctaaaaaacaaagcaatgcaAACAGCCCTAAAGAAAGTACTAGACAATATATGTAGGTTTCCCCCTTAG
- the LOC110124608 gene encoding olfactory receptor 5P76-like: MDSLWQRNDTTMTGFILLGLTNDPVLRIILFMIILCIYLVTICGNLSTIILIRISSQLHHPMYFFLSHLAIADVGYSSSVTPNMLVNFLAEENTISYPGCAIQLGSAVFFGSTECILLAAMAYDRFIAICNPLLYSTKMSTQVCVQLLIVAYIGGFFDASSFTISFHFLLFCGPNRVNHFLCDFAPLVELSCSDTSIPAVVTSFTAGSIIVVTAVVIAVSYIYILITILRMHSTEGRHRAFSTCTSHLTAVTLFYGTITFIYVMPKSSYSTDQNKVVSVFYMVVIPMLNPLIYSLRNNEIKGALKRELARKIFS, translated from the coding sequence ATGGATTCCCTGTGGCAGAGGAACGATACTACAATGACAGGGTTCATTTTACTGGGCTTAACAAATGATCCAGTCCTTCGAATCATCCTCTTCATGATCATCCTCTGTATCTACCTGGTGACCATATGTGGGAATCTCAGCACAATCATCCTTATCAGAATCTCGTCTCAGCTCCATCAtcctatgtattttttcctgAGCCACTTGGCCATTGCTGATGTGGGCTATTCATCTTCTGTTACACCCAATATGCTTGTAAACTTCCTGGCGGAGGAAAATACCATCTCCTACCCTGGCTGTGCCATCCAGCTTGGTTCAGCTGTTTTCTTCGGGTCAACTGAATGCATTCTTCTGGCTGCCATGGCATATGATCGCTTCATAGCAATCTGCAACCCACTGCTTTATTCCACCAAAATGTCCACACAAGTCTGTGTCCAGTTACTCATAGTGGCTTACATAGGTGGTTTTTTCGATGCTTCCTCCTTTactatttccttccattttttacttttctgtggaCCAAATCGAGTCAATCATTTTCTCTGTGATTTTGCTCCTTTGGTTGAACTCTCCTGTTCTGACACCAGTATCCCTGCAGTTGTCACCTCATTTACAGCTGGCTCCATTATCGTGGTCACAGCAGTTGTTATAGCTGTATCCTACATCTACATCCTCATCACCATCCTCAGGATGCACTCCACTGAGGGGCGCCACAGAGCCTTCTCCACCTGCACATCCCACCTCACAGCAGTCACTCTGTTCTATGGGACCATCACATTCATTTACGTGATGCCCAAGTCCAGCTACTCAACTGACCAAAACAAGGTTGTGTCTGTGTTCTACATGGTGGTGATCCCCATGTTGAATCCCCTCATCTACAGTCTCAGGAACAATGAGATTAAGGGGGCTCTGAAGAGAGAGCTtgccagaaaaatattttcttag